A genomic window from Pseudomonas leptonychotis includes:
- a CDS encoding 7-cyano-7-deazaguanine/7-aminomethyl-7-deazaguanine transporter: MPLISSQRRRLALVALVMFHILIIIASNYLVQLPITVFGWHTTWGAFSFPFIFLATDLTVRLLGKRTARLVIAQVMLPALLISYIVSVLFQEASFRGFGALLAFNEFVLRISIASFLAYVLGQVLDIQVFDRLRSLSLWWVAPTVSTIFGNLLDTFAFFSVAFWNSSNPFMAEHWVEIATVDYAVKLCVSLLLFVPLYGMLLNAILKTMLAPKERAA; the protein is encoded by the coding sequence ATGCCACTCATTTCTTCACAACGCCGGCGCCTGGCGCTCGTGGCGTTGGTGATGTTTCACATCCTGATCATCATCGCCAGTAACTACCTTGTGCAGCTGCCAATCACCGTGTTCGGCTGGCACACCACCTGGGGCGCGTTCAGTTTCCCGTTTATTTTCCTGGCCACCGACCTGACCGTGCGCTTGCTCGGCAAACGCACGGCGCGCTTGGTGATCGCCCAGGTGATGCTGCCGGCCCTGTTGATTTCGTACATCGTCTCCGTGTTGTTCCAAGAGGCCAGTTTTCGCGGCTTCGGCGCCCTGCTGGCATTCAACGAGTTCGTCCTGCGCATCTCCATCGCCAGCTTCCTCGCCTACGTGCTCGGGCAGGTACTCGACATCCAGGTATTCGATCGCCTGCGCAGCTTATCGCTGTGGTGGGTGGCACCGACCGTGTCGACCATTTTCGGCAACTTGCTGGACACCTTCGCGTTTTTCTCGGTGGCATTCTGGAACAGCAGCAACCCGTTTATGGCCGAGCATTGGGTAGAGATCGCCACGGTCGATTACGCCGTTAAGCTCTGCGTCAGCCTGCTGCTGTTTGTACCGCTATACGGCATGTTGCTTAACGCCATCCTCAAAACCATGCTCGCGCCCAAAGAACGTGCGGCCTGA